One genomic window of Sphingobacterium oryzagri includes the following:
- a CDS encoding AraC family transcriptional regulator produces the protein MKMIQFNVPSPKDKSVYVQEDKLSDFYPYFHKHEEYQFMWIVKGEGTLFLADSFHPFRPDDIFLLGPNQPHVFKRNADNIEQPEVESVSIFFNLKGSLSSLFNMPELGNILSFILQNNNGFKVPHAYTSRIKRRIALLKKADMMDQLMSFFFLLKELSLVAHELKPLSVTTVLNKDDGFLRINDVCRYIKDNFRRSITLEEAADHANLTPQAFCRYFKKHTGLTFVSYLNELRIQEACKLITSQRYESIGLVAYNAGFNSITNFNRVFRSVTGFSPKEYYGRYKNNV, from the coding sequence ATGAAAATGATTCAATTTAATGTCCCATCGCCTAAGGATAAGTCTGTGTATGTGCAAGAAGACAAGCTGTCTGATTTTTATCCTTATTTTCATAAACATGAGGAATACCAATTTATGTGGATTGTGAAAGGCGAGGGCACCTTATTTCTTGCAGATAGTTTTCATCCATTTCGTCCAGACGATATTTTTCTGCTCGGTCCAAATCAGCCTCACGTGTTCAAACGAAATGCAGACAATATCGAACAGCCTGAAGTGGAATCGGTCTCTATATTTTTTAACCTGAAAGGTTCTCTGTCCAGTCTCTTTAATATGCCTGAATTGGGCAACATCCTAAGCTTTATTCTGCAAAATAACAATGGTTTTAAAGTGCCGCATGCCTATACCAGCCGCATCAAACGGCGGATAGCATTGCTCAAGAAAGCCGATATGATGGATCAACTGATGAGCTTTTTCTTTTTGTTAAAAGAACTCAGCTTGGTCGCGCACGAGTTAAAACCCCTGTCGGTAACCACGGTGCTTAATAAGGATGATGGCTTCTTGCGCATCAACGATGTATGTCGCTATATCAAAGACAATTTTAGACGGAGTATTACCTTAGAAGAGGCGGCAGATCACGCCAACTTAACACCGCAGGCATTTTGTCGGTACTTTAAGAAGCATACGGGTTTAACATTTGTAAGTTATCTCAATGAGCTGCGCATTCAAGAAGCTTGTAAGCTTATTACATCGCAGCGCTACGAAAGCATAGGCTTAGTAGCATACAACGCCGGGTTCAACAGTATCACTAATTTTAACCGTGTTTTTCGCTCTGTCACCGGTTTTTCGCCAAAAGAATACTACGGCAGATACAAAAATAATGTGTAG
- a CDS encoding 4-hydroxyproline epimerase, translating into MKKTFFCIDSHTCGCPVRLVAGGAPLLQGASMMERRLHFMEAYDWIRKGLMFEPRGHDMMSGSMLYPPVDPQNDTGVLYIETSGCLPMCGHGTIGTVTIAIEEGLIIPKTPGKLRLETPAGLVLIDYKQVGPKVETVKLTNVRSFLHSEDLLVHCPDLGEIRVDVAYGGNFYGIIDPQENFTDISDFSASQLIHYGKIIRSLLNEKYEFIHPEDPNIHGLSHIQWTGKPTKDNSSGRNAVLVGENALDRSPCGTGTSARMAQWYAKGKLQPGQAFVHESYIGSQFIGKIEETVTVAGKPAIIPSVEGWARITGYNTIIIDDDDPYKEGFQVM; encoded by the coding sequence ATGAAAAAAACATTTTTTTGTATAGACTCCCATACCTGCGGCTGTCCGGTACGGTTGGTCGCTGGCGGTGCTCCTTTACTTCAAGGAGCATCGATGATGGAAAGACGTCTTCATTTTATGGAAGCGTATGATTGGATTCGAAAAGGGTTAATGTTCGAACCGCGTGGGCACGATATGATGAGCGGGAGCATGCTATATCCGCCTGTCGATCCGCAAAATGATACGGGCGTCTTGTATATCGAAACCAGTGGTTGTCTGCCAATGTGCGGACATGGAACCATCGGGACTGTGACCATTGCGATTGAAGAAGGGCTTATTATTCCAAAAACGCCAGGTAAATTACGCTTGGAAACACCCGCGGGCCTGGTGTTGATCGATTATAAGCAGGTTGGGCCGAAGGTAGAGACTGTAAAATTAACCAATGTGCGCTCGTTTCTGCACAGCGAAGATTTGCTGGTTCATTGTCCAGATTTAGGCGAAATACGTGTGGATGTAGCTTATGGCGGTAATTTTTACGGGATTATCGATCCGCAGGAAAATTTTACTGATATCAGCGATTTCTCCGCGAGCCAGCTTATTCACTACGGCAAGATCATACGCAGCCTGCTAAACGAAAAATACGAATTTATTCATCCGGAAGATCCCAATATTCACGGGTTGAGCCATATCCAGTGGACGGGCAAGCCAACGAAAGACAATTCATCTGGCCGCAATGCGGTATTGGTAGGTGAAAATGCGCTCGATCGCTCGCCTTGCGGTACTGGCACATCTGCCCGCATGGCACAATGGTATGCCAAAGGTAAGTTGCAGCCGGGACAGGCGTTTGTGCACGAGAGCTACATAGGCTCGCAGTTTATCGGCAAAATTGAAGAAACGGTAACCGTTGCCGGCAAACCAGCCATTATTCCTTCGGTCGAAGGCTGGGCGCGTATTACGGGATACAACACGATCATTATCGATGATGATGATCCCTACAAAGAAGGATTTCAAGTAATGTAA
- a CDS encoding NAD(P)/FAD-dependent oxidoreductase, with amino-acid sequence METNKGTVVVIGAGIAGLSSAFYLVQEGWKVVILEKNTLDDNCSYGNAGMIVPSHFTPMAAPGIVAQGIKWMFDSKSPFYVRPNLSWNLMNWGLKFLKHANKQHVDKHAEAIRDLNLYSSGLYDAWSAQPSFDFELEQSGIMMLYKSKEVQHEEVELAKRAQDLQLDVELLDAAAVQALEPELKLDVLGAAFYKCDGKLYPPKLMRQLIAYLKQQGVVFHEQTAVTHFTSASRNVKEVVTNKGSFSADEIVVTAGAYLPQLTGKLNLKTPLMPGKGYSFMYSPQENKTLKHAALLLEARVAVTPMNGQIRFSGTMELGSADDKINSNRVKGIVESIPKYFPELEVPYPEDKIWFGYRPCPPDGLPYLGRVSKLSNVTIAAGGGMMGLSLGPAFGKAVADILANRETATDISSFRPDRFD; translated from the coding sequence GTGGAAACAAATAAAGGAACTGTAGTGGTTATTGGTGCTGGGATAGCAGGTCTATCTTCAGCTTTTTATTTAGTGCAAGAAGGATGGAAGGTTGTCATACTCGAGAAAAATACGTTGGATGACAATTGTTCTTATGGAAATGCGGGCATGATCGTTCCGAGCCATTTTACGCCCATGGCAGCACCAGGCATTGTCGCGCAGGGTATTAAATGGATGTTTGATAGTAAGAGTCCGTTCTACGTTAGACCCAATCTGAGCTGGAATTTGATGAATTGGGGACTGAAATTTTTAAAGCATGCTAACAAACAGCATGTGGATAAGCATGCTGAGGCCATTCGCGACTTAAATCTGTACAGCAGCGGCTTGTATGACGCCTGGTCTGCACAGCCATCTTTTGATTTTGAGTTGGAGCAATCGGGTATCATGATGCTGTACAAAAGCAAAGAAGTACAGCATGAGGAAGTCGAATTAGCAAAACGCGCACAAGATCTGCAACTAGATGTCGAGCTACTTGATGCTGCTGCTGTGCAAGCGCTGGAGCCTGAACTTAAACTGGATGTATTGGGGGCCGCTTTTTATAAATGTGATGGTAAGCTCTACCCACCCAAGTTGATGCGCCAGTTGATTGCTTATTTGAAACAACAGGGCGTCGTCTTTCATGAGCAAACTGCGGTAACGCACTTTACAAGCGCCTCTCGTAATGTAAAAGAAGTGGTCACCAATAAAGGAAGCTTCTCGGCCGACGAGATTGTGGTAACGGCAGGTGCATACTTGCCGCAGTTGACAGGTAAATTAAACCTGAAAACGCCGTTGATGCCCGGCAAAGGCTACTCGTTCATGTACAGCCCGCAGGAAAATAAAACATTAAAACACGCCGCTCTTTTATTGGAAGCACGCGTTGCCGTTACGCCCATGAACGGGCAAATTCGTTTCAGTGGCACTATGGAGTTAGGCTCTGCCGATGATAAAATAAACAGCAACCGCGTAAAAGGTATTGTCGAGTCTATACCCAAGTATTTTCCAGAATTGGAAGTTCCTTATCCCGAAGATAAGATTTGGTTCGGTTACCGCCCTTGTCCGCCAGATGGACTGCCGTATCTTGGTCGCGTAAGCAAGTTATCCAACGTGACCATTGCTGCCGGAGGCGGTATGATGGGTTTAAGCCTGGGGCCTGCATTCGGCAAAGCCGTAGCTGATATTTTGGCCAATCGCGAAACAGCCACAGACATCAGTAGCTTCCGTCCGGATAGATTTGATTAA
- a CDS encoding aldehyde dehydrogenase (NADP(+)), producing MSNEQIQATIQDSLIGYQYLQRISLAERAALMHAIADEIEALDEELIQTAHAESALPLPRLTGEKGRTVNQWRAYANAVRTGIYAEARIDKADGAAKADIRKYNKGIGPVAVFGASNFPFAFSTAGGDTASAIGAGCSVVVKEHPGHPKTSKIMAEAIWRGLAKFGAPSSVFGYVHGEGNTIGETLVLHPAIKAVAFTGSFRGGKALFDLGAKREEPIPVFSEMGSVNPVFVLPEYLENNLASFAAQYIGSLTLGVGQFCTNPGLLVAVKSSLLDQFKSLLQEEVQKVAEASMLHSGIAKAYHAGKEKLAQQSAVTLLGEGTGSGQESAVAALYSTEGASFLKNHELAEEVFGPAGLLIECADVAEMKQVMEGLAGQLTITFAATATDVQANLPLLEIAQEKCGRLLFNGMPTGVEVVYAMQHGGPYPSTTDSRFTSVGPDAVKRFLRPLSFQNWPNEFLPAELQDENPLQIERVVDNKRIVG from the coding sequence ATGTCCAATGAACAAATCCAAGCTACCATTCAAGATTCTTTAATTGGATACCAGTATTTACAACGAATTTCTTTAGCAGAGCGTGCAGCATTGATGCACGCTATTGCTGATGAAATAGAAGCGCTGGATGAAGAACTGATCCAAACCGCACATGCGGAATCGGCCTTGCCTTTGCCACGACTTACGGGTGAAAAAGGCCGTACGGTTAACCAGTGGCGTGCTTACGCCAATGCCGTTCGCACAGGCATTTATGCCGAAGCACGAATCGATAAAGCGGATGGAGCTGCCAAAGCCGATATCCGCAAATATAACAAAGGGATAGGGCCTGTCGCCGTTTTTGGTGCAAGCAATTTCCCTTTCGCTTTTTCAACGGCAGGCGGTGATACCGCGAGCGCAATTGGTGCTGGCTGCTCCGTTGTGGTTAAAGAGCATCCGGGACATCCCAAAACCTCAAAGATCATGGCAGAAGCCATATGGCGTGGCTTAGCAAAATTTGGCGCTCCATCATCGGTATTCGGCTATGTACACGGCGAAGGCAATACTATTGGCGAAACTTTAGTGTTGCATCCTGCGATCAAAGCCGTGGCTTTTACCGGATCATTTCGTGGCGGTAAAGCTTTATTTGATCTAGGCGCAAAGCGCGAAGAACCTATTCCAGTTTTTTCGGAAATGGGAAGCGTAAATCCTGTTTTTGTATTGCCGGAATACTTGGAAAACAATCTGGCATCTTTTGCCGCACAGTATATTGGCTCGCTAACCTTGGGCGTTGGGCAGTTTTGTACTAATCCGGGTTTGTTGGTGGCGGTTAAAAGCTCGTTGCTAGATCAGTTTAAAAGCTTATTGCAGGAAGAAGTACAAAAAGTGGCCGAAGCCAGTATGCTCCATAGCGGCATCGCAAAGGCTTACCACGCAGGTAAGGAAAAGCTGGCACAGCAATCGGCTGTTACGCTCTTGGGCGAAGGCACCGGAAGTGGCCAGGAGTCGGCTGTTGCAGCGCTTTACAGCACGGAAGGTGCAAGCTTTCTGAAAAATCACGAATTGGCAGAAGAGGTTTTCGGTCCGGCAGGACTATTGATCGAATGTGCAGACGTGGCGGAAATGAAGCAAGTTATGGAAGGCCTGGCTGGGCAGCTAACGATTACGTTTGCCGCGACGGCTACTGATGTGCAGGCAAACTTGCCGCTGTTGGAAATTGCGCAGGAAAAATGCGGCCGGTTGCTGTTTAACGGAATGCCAACCGGTGTAGAAGTGGTGTATGCTATGCAACATGGCGGGCCGTACCCATCCACAACGGATAGCCGATTTACATCTGTCGGACCTGATGCGGTGAAACGCTTTTTACGCCCTTTAAGTTTCCAAAACTGGCCAAACGAATTTTTACCAGCAGAACTTCAAGACGAAAATCCGCTGCAAATAGAACGTGTGGTAGATAACAAGCGCATTGTAGGATAA
- a CDS encoding dihydrodipicolinate synthase family protein, whose protein sequence is MANLNWSGIFPAMLTPFHEDGELNLEMLAVNIEAQLEAGIEGLILAGSLGEASTLTTEEKFELLTYTLQVVNGRVPVLLNLTENTTKAAVAFAQKAEELGANGLMVLPPMRYKGDDREVVAYFKTIAQSSQLPILIYNNPVDYSTNVTLDMFEELLQEPTIQAVKESTRDLTNITRLRNRFGDRLKILGGVDTIFLESVALGADGIVGGLVDAFPKETYAIYDFVKNGEIDKALEIYRWFMPLLELDIHPKLVQYIKLAATKVDLCTPYTRAPRLALVGEEKDRITKIIDDALASRPQL, encoded by the coding sequence ATGGCTAATTTAAATTGGAGTGGAATTTTCCCGGCGATGTTAACACCGTTTCATGAAGATGGTGAGTTAAATTTAGAAATGCTTGCTGTCAACATTGAAGCACAGCTTGAGGCAGGTATTGAAGGCTTGATCTTAGCCGGATCCCTGGGCGAAGCAAGCACATTGACTACAGAAGAGAAATTTGAACTATTAACATATACCTTACAGGTGGTAAACGGACGCGTTCCTGTTTTACTAAACCTAACCGAAAATACAACGAAAGCTGCTGTAGCCTTTGCGCAAAAAGCAGAAGAGCTTGGCGCAAACGGCCTCATGGTGCTTCCTCCGATGCGTTATAAAGGTGATGACCGCGAAGTTGTTGCTTATTTTAAAACAATCGCGCAAAGTTCCCAACTCCCGATATTAATCTACAACAATCCGGTTGACTACTCGACCAATGTCACCTTAGATATGTTTGAAGAGTTGTTGCAGGAACCGACAATCCAGGCGGTAAAAGAATCTACGCGCGACTTAACCAACATCACCAGATTGCGTAATCGTTTTGGCGATCGCCTTAAGATATTAGGTGGTGTAGACACGATTTTCTTAGAATCGGTGGCCTTGGGCGCTGACGGCATCGTTGGTGGTTTGGTTGATGCATTCCCGAAAGAAACATATGCTATTTACGACTTCGTGAAGAACGGAGAAATTGACAAAGCATTAGAAATTTACCGCTGGTTTATGCCATTGTTGGAACTGGATATCCATCCAAAATTAGTGCAGTATATCAAATTAGCGGCTACCAAAGTCGATTTATGCACGCCGTATACTCGCGCGCCACGCTTAGCACTTGTGGGCGAAGAAAAAGATAGAATAACAAAAATAATAGATGATGCATTAGCATCCAGACCTCAACTTTAA